A genomic window from Pyricularia oryzae 70-15 chromosome 7, whole genome shotgun sequence includes:
- a CDS encoding assembly factor CBP4 has protein sequence MAPKAPNYKLWAKMILGGAGIAVGGPAFVMYISPTEEELFKRYNPDLQKRALESRYERQKEYDDFVTELKKSAKSDKNIWITQQIEAEKKEKLARQMASANAAAEQARMQEEEHAKIEQMRREAGLPPTR, from the exons ATGGCTCCCAAAGCACCAAACTACAAGTTGTGGGCCAAGATGATCCTAGG CGGCGCTGGCATTGCAGTCGGAGGCCCAGCCTTTGTCATGTACATTTCACCGACTGAGGAGGAGCTCTTCAAGAGGTACAACCCAGACTTGCAAAAGAGAGCCCTCGAGAGTCGGTATGAGCGACAGAAGGAGTACGATGACTTTGTCACGGAACTCAAGAAATCAGCCAAGTCGGATAAGAATA TCTGGATCACTCAGCAGATCGAAGCtgagaagaaggaaaaacttGCTAGACAGATGGCCAGCGCGAATGCAGCAGCTGAGCAGGCAAGGATgcaagaagaagagcacGCAAAGATTGAACAGATGAGGAGAGAGGCTGGATTACCTCCTACTAGGTAA
- a CDS encoding nascent polypeptide-associated complex subunit beta, whose product MADVQERLKKLGASARIGYVLVNFFFSQASIGSRWKTGKGTPRRKMKRAPARSGGDDKKLQQTLKKLNVQPIQAIEEVNMFKSDGNVIHFAAPKVHAAVPANTFAIYGNGEDKELTELVPGILNQLGPDSLASLRKLAESYQNMQKADGDKEADDDDIPDLVAGENFEDKVE is encoded by the exons ATGGCCGACGTCCAGGAGCGCCTCAAGAAGCTCGGTGCGAGCGCACGCATTG GGTACGTTCTTGtcaactttttcttttcccaagCCTCGATCGGTTCTCGCTGGAAGAC TGGCAAGGGAACTCCCCGGAGGAAGATGAAGCGCGCGCCCGCGCGGTCCGGTGGTGATGACAAGAAGCTCCAACAGACCCTCAAGAAGCTCAATGTCCAACCCATCCAGGCCATTGAGGAGGTGAACATGTTCAAGAGCGACGGCAACGTCATCCACTTCGCTGCTCCCAAGG TCCACGCCGCTGTCCCCGCCAACACCTTCGCCATCTACGGCAACGGTGAGGACAAGGAGTTGACCGAGCTCGTTCCAGGCATTCTTAACCAGCTTGGCCCCGACTCGCTCGCTTCGCTCCGCAAGCTTGCTGAGAGCTACCAGAACATGCAGAAAGCTGACGGCGACAAAGAggccgatgatgacgacatCCCCGACTTGGTTGCTGGTGAGAACTTTGAGGACAAGGTCGAGTAA
- a CDS encoding peroxiredoxin type-2 — protein sequence MAALKVGDAFPDGVSFTYVPTGGKKEDVTACGNGIKYNASTEAKDKKIVIVSVPGAFTPTCQEQHLKSYVEKKDELKAKGVDKVVFIAYNDHWVMSAWGKANDIYDDFIIFASDDGISFSKSIGWNLGDSGRTARYAIVVDHGKVTYAEKEEAGGIAVSGAEAVLAKL from the exons ATGGCTGCCCTCAAGGTTGGTGACGCTTTCCCCGACGGTGTCTCGTTCACCTACGTTCCTACGGGGGGCAAGAAGGAGGATGTTACCGCTTGCGGCAACGGTATCAAGTACAACGCCAGCACCG AggccaaggacaagaaaaTTGTCATCGTCAGTGTTCCGGGTGCTTTCACCCCTACGTGCCAGGAGCAGCACCTCAAGAGCTACGTCGAGAAGAAGGACgagctcaaggccaagggcgTTGACAAGGTCGTCTTCATTGCAT ACAACGACCACTGGGTAATGAGCGCCTGGGGCAAGGCCAACGACATCTACGATGACTTCATCATCTTTGCCTCTGACGACGGCATCAGCTTTTCCAAGAGCATCGGCTGGAACCTCGGTGACAGCGGCCGTACTGCCAGGTACGCCATCGTCGTCGACCACGGAAAGGTTACCTACgccgagaaggaggaggccgGCGGCATCGCCGTCTCGGGCGCTGAGGCCGTCTTGGCCAAGCTGTAG